From a region of the Bradyrhizobium diazoefficiens genome:
- a CDS encoding FAD-dependent oxidoreductase produces the protein MMPTHETYDVIVIGAGAGGMTAAAVAAAEGLRVLVIEKTAYVGGTTAWSGGMVWIPANAKMKEAGLSDSVADAVQYLSSTVPEPANAGLRAAFLARGPEAIGYLEANTEVRLQPVTAYPDYCPERLGATSGGRVLEPIAFDGTLLGEGFARLRAPLPEFTLFGGMMVNRLDIPHLRRVGKSLRSTLRAARLVSAYLLQRLRSSRGTTLHLGNALAARLYASLLARQVEILFSTDIEDLSIQSDRVAGVVIRHGSRDRLIAARRGVVLATGGFSHDATLRKRFFPAGAGVISATSTSSAGDGIRLASTAGAALNTDATSPAYWVPASLFRRTDGSRGVFPHTVTDRAKPGVIAVNAAGRRFINEALSYHEFVLAMLRDGNGEPDRPFHLICDRAFLWSYGLGRIKPFTRSIRRYVASGELIEAPDIAQLATKIGVKPSTLTATIVNYNADAQQGRDPEFGRGSTIYQRHLGDINHKPNPCVATIARAPFFAMRIHPADLGTAIGMRVDAQARVLREDGTPIAGLYACGNDMASIMNGHYPGPGITLGPALTFGYIAGRHLAEGSAVRVASNVATTSL, from the coding sequence ATGATGCCGACGCACGAAACTTACGACGTCATTGTCATCGGCGCCGGCGCCGGTGGCATGACAGCGGCGGCCGTGGCCGCTGCTGAAGGCCTGCGCGTGCTGGTGATCGAGAAGACCGCGTACGTCGGCGGCACCACCGCCTGGTCCGGCGGCATGGTCTGGATCCCTGCCAATGCCAAGATGAAGGAGGCGGGGCTCTCGGACAGCGTCGCGGATGCCGTCCAGTATCTGTCGAGCACGGTGCCCGAGCCTGCCAATGCCGGCCTGCGCGCCGCCTTTCTCGCGCGCGGGCCCGAGGCGATTGGCTATCTCGAAGCCAACACCGAGGTTCGGCTTCAGCCCGTGACGGCCTATCCGGATTATTGTCCGGAGCGCCTGGGCGCGACATCAGGCGGTCGGGTGCTGGAGCCGATTGCGTTCGACGGCACGCTGTTGGGCGAGGGCTTTGCGCGGCTGCGCGCTCCGCTGCCGGAGTTCACGTTGTTTGGCGGGATGATGGTCAACCGGCTCGACATCCCGCATCTGCGGCGCGTTGGAAAATCGCTGCGTTCGACCTTGCGCGCGGCGCGGCTGGTTTCCGCATACCTGCTGCAACGGCTGCGTAGCTCCCGCGGCACCACACTGCACCTTGGCAATGCGCTTGCCGCGCGGCTCTATGCCTCGCTGCTGGCGCGGCAGGTCGAGATCCTCTTCAGTACGGATATCGAGGATCTGTCGATCCAGAGCGATCGCGTCGCGGGCGTGGTGATCCGTCACGGCTCGCGCGATCGACTGATTGCCGCGCGTCGCGGTGTGGTGCTGGCGACCGGCGGCTTCTCGCACGACGCTACTCTGCGCAAACGCTTCTTCCCGGCCGGCGCAGGTGTTATCTCAGCGACAAGCACATCAAGTGCGGGCGACGGTATTCGGCTTGCGAGCACGGCCGGTGCGGCGCTCAACACGGATGCGACCAGTCCGGCCTATTGGGTGCCGGCCTCGCTGTTCCGCCGCACTGACGGCAGCCGCGGCGTGTTCCCGCATACGGTGACTGATCGCGCCAAGCCGGGTGTGATCGCCGTCAATGCCGCAGGCCGACGCTTCATCAACGAGGCACTGTCCTACCACGAATTCGTGCTCGCCATGTTGCGTGACGGCAATGGCGAGCCGGACCGGCCGTTCCACCTGATCTGCGACCGCGCGTTCCTCTGGTCTTACGGCCTCGGCCGCATCAAGCCGTTCACCCGCAGCATCCGGCGCTATGTGGCGAGCGGCGAGTTGATCGAGGCACCTGATATCGCGCAGCTCGCGACCAAGATCGGCGTCAAGCCGTCCACCCTCACGGCGACGATCGTGAACTACAACGCCGATGCGCAGCAAGGCCGCGATCCCGAATTCGGCCGCGGCAGCACCATCTATCAGCGCCACCTCGGCGATATCAACCACAAACCCAACCCGTGTGTCGCGACGATCGCGCGCGCGCCGTTCTTTGCGATGCGCATCCATCCAGCGGATCTCGGTACCGCGATCGGCATGAGGGTCGACGCGCAGGCCCGCGTGCTGCGCGAGGACGGCACGCCGATTGCCGGCCTCTATGCCTGCGGCAACGACATGGCCTCGATCATGAACGGGCATTATCCGGGGCCGGGCATCACGCTCGGACCGGCGCTGACGTTTGGCTACATCGCAGGCCGGCACCTGGCGGAGGGGAGTGCAGTGAGGGTCGCGTCAAACGTCGCCACGACGTCGCTCTAG
- a CDS encoding indolepyruvate ferredoxin oxidoreductase family protein produces the protein MTLMQVELDDKYRLESKRIFLSGTQALVRLPMLQRERDRLQGLNTGGFISGYRGSPLGMYDHALWRAKAQLQQHDIAFVPGLNEDLAATAVWGSQQVGLFPGAKVDGVFGIWYGKGPGVDRSVDALKHANAAGSSLHGGVLALAGDDHGCQSSTLAHQSEQVFAAALIPVINPATLQDYLDLGLYGFALSRFSGCWVGFKAISETVESSASIYSDPERVQIKLPDEFEMPPGGLNIRWPDPPLEAEKRLFGPKMAAVQAFARANQLDRIVLDSKPARLGIVATGKAYLDLRQALADLGITDKDAQDLGLRIYKVALTWPLEESGAKRFAEGLQDVLVVEEKRGFIEDQLMRILYNIDASKRPTIAGKRDEHGAPLLPSEGELTPTIVAGALVARLRKLGHHSPLLEQRLARLEAFDHPVTTSAPIKLARTPFFCSGCPHNTSTRVPEGSRAMAGIGCHGMALSMPTRRTDLISHMGAEGVNWIGQAPFTSERHIFQNLGDGTYTHSGLLALRAASAAGINITYKILYNDAVAMTGGQPAEGSFNVAQIAHQVWAEGVKRLAIVSDDPGKYPQGDYFPQGATIHHRRELDAVQRELRDIEGLTVVIYDQTCAAEKRRRRKRGLYPDPAKRAFINELVCEGCGDCSQASNCVSVQPLETEFGRKRQIDQSNCNKDFSCVEGFCPSFVTVHGGSLKRMKTSTADSGQLFADLPLPPARELDGPYNILVTGIGGTGVITIGALLGMAAHVDGRGCSALDFTGLSQKNGAVMSHVRIARRPEDISAVRITTGGADVILGCDMIVSAGPAALSRAERGATKAYINADLQPTASFVQNPDLDFEMGTMQTVLRDAVGDQNLDIIDATGIAAALMGDSIATNPFMLGFAFQKGAIPLSLEALLRAIEINGAAIEMNKLAFTWGRLAAHDMSRVRSVLQFKNRASAPTKSLDDIIATRAEFLTSYQDKAYAARYLAAVAKVRKAENATSPASTELTEAVAKNLFKLMSYKDEYEVARLYTDGSFAKNVSEKFDGNFTLRYHLAPPIFARRDKTTGHLRKQEFGGWMNHAFRVLAKLKFLRGSAFDPFGRTEERRAERKLVADYLAMIDQRIAGLNREQIPLLTRLARVPETIRGFGHVKEANIKQAMIEKTRLEAELDNSRFAAAAE, from the coding sequence ATGACGCTCATGCAGGTCGAGCTGGACGATAAATACCGGCTCGAATCGAAGCGGATCTTCCTCTCCGGCACTCAGGCCCTGGTTCGATTGCCCATGCTGCAGCGCGAACGCGACCGGCTTCAGGGGCTCAACACCGGCGGATTCATCTCAGGCTATCGCGGTTCTCCGCTCGGCATGTATGACCACGCGCTGTGGCGCGCGAAGGCGCAGCTCCAGCAGCACGATATCGCCTTCGTCCCCGGCCTGAACGAGGATCTCGCGGCGACCGCGGTCTGGGGCAGCCAGCAGGTCGGGCTGTTTCCCGGCGCCAAGGTCGATGGCGTGTTCGGCATCTGGTACGGCAAGGGCCCGGGCGTCGACCGCTCGGTCGATGCGCTCAAGCATGCCAATGCCGCCGGCAGCTCGCTTCACGGCGGCGTGCTGGCGCTGGCCGGCGACGACCACGGCTGCCAGTCCTCGACGCTGGCGCATCAGAGCGAACAGGTGTTCGCAGCGGCGCTGATCCCCGTGATCAATCCCGCGACACTCCAGGATTATCTCGATCTCGGCCTCTATGGTTTCGCGCTGTCGCGCTTCTCCGGCTGCTGGGTCGGCTTCAAGGCGATCAGCGAGACGGTCGAGAGTTCGGCGTCGATCTATAGCGATCCCGAACGCGTCCAGATCAAGCTCCCCGACGAGTTCGAGATGCCGCCCGGCGGCCTCAACATCCGCTGGCCCGACCCGCCGCTGGAGGCCGAGAAGCGCCTGTTCGGGCCGAAGATGGCCGCGGTGCAGGCCTTTGCCCGCGCCAACCAGCTCGACCGCATCGTGCTCGATTCCAAGCCGGCACGTCTCGGCATCGTCGCGACCGGCAAAGCCTATCTCGACCTCCGTCAGGCCCTCGCCGACTTGGGCATTACCGACAAGGACGCGCAGGATCTGGGCTTGCGCATCTACAAGGTCGCGCTGACCTGGCCGCTGGAGGAAAGCGGCGCCAAGCGCTTCGCCGAAGGTCTTCAGGATGTTCTCGTGGTCGAGGAAAAGCGCGGCTTCATCGAAGACCAGCTGATGCGCATCCTCTACAATATCGATGCGTCGAAGCGCCCCACGATCGCGGGCAAGCGCGACGAGCACGGCGCACCGCTGCTGCCGAGCGAGGGCGAACTGACGCCGACCATCGTCGCGGGCGCGCTGGTGGCGCGCCTGCGCAAGCTCGGCCATCACAGCCCGTTGCTGGAGCAGCGCCTCGCCCGGCTCGAGGCCTTCGACCATCCCGTCACCACCAGCGCGCCGATCAAGCTCGCGCGCACACCGTTCTTCTGCTCGGGCTGTCCGCACAACACCTCGACGCGCGTGCCCGAAGGCAGCCGCGCCATGGCCGGCATCGGCTGCCACGGCATGGCGCTGAGCATGCCGACCCGCCGCACCGATCTGATCTCGCATATGGGCGCCGAGGGCGTGAACTGGATCGGGCAAGCGCCCTTCACGAGCGAGAGGCACATCTTCCAGAATCTCGGCGACGGTACCTATACCCATTCCGGTCTTCTCGCGCTGCGCGCGGCCTCCGCCGCCGGCATCAACATCACCTACAAGATTCTCTACAACGACGCCGTCGCCATGACCGGCGGCCAGCCGGCCGAAGGCAGCTTCAACGTCGCGCAGATCGCGCATCAGGTCTGGGCCGAGGGCGTGAAGCGGCTCGCGATCGTCTCGGACGATCCGGGCAAATATCCGCAAGGAGATTACTTCCCGCAAGGCGCGACCATCCACCACCGCCGCGAGCTCGACGCCGTGCAGCGCGAGCTGCGCGACATCGAGGGCCTCACGGTCGTGATCTACGACCAGACCTGCGCCGCGGAGAAACGCCGCCGCCGCAAGCGCGGGCTCTATCCCGATCCCGCCAAGCGCGCCTTCATCAACGAACTCGTCTGTGAAGGCTGTGGCGATTGCTCGCAGGCCTCCAACTGCGTCTCGGTGCAGCCGCTGGAGACCGAGTTCGGCCGCAAGCGCCAGATCGACCAGTCGAACTGCAACAAGGACTTTTCCTGCGTCGAAGGCTTCTGCCCGAGCTTCGTCACCGTGCATGGCGGCAGCCTGAAGCGGATGAAGACCTCGACGGCGGATTCAGGTCAGCTGTTCGCCGACCTGCCGCTGCCGCCCGCGCGTGAGCTGGACGGCCCCTACAACATCCTCGTCACCGGCATCGGCGGCACCGGCGTCATCACCATCGGCGCCCTGCTCGGCATGGCCGCCCATGTCGACGGCCGCGGCTGCTCGGCGCTGGATTTCACCGGCCTGTCGCAGAAGAACGGCGCGGTGATGAGCCACGTCCGCATCGCGCGGAGGCCGGAAGACATTTCCGCGGTCCGCATCACCACCGGCGGCGCCGACGTCATCCTCGGCTGCGACATGATCGTCTCGGCAGGTCCCGCCGCGCTCAGCCGCGCCGAACGCGGCGCGACGAAGGCCTACATCAACGCCGATTTGCAGCCGACCGCCAGCTTCGTGCAAAACCCCGACCTCGATTTCGAGATGGGCACGATGCAGACCGTGCTGCGCGACGCCGTCGGCGACCAGAATCTCGACATCATCGACGCGACAGGCATTGCCGCGGCGCTGATGGGCGATAGCATTGCCACCAATCCCTTCATGCTCGGATTTGCCTTCCAGAAAGGCGCGATCCCGCTATCGCTGGAGGCGCTGCTCCGCGCCATCGAGATCAACGGCGCCGCGATCGAGATGAACAAGCTCGCCTTCACCTGGGGCCGCCTCGCCGCCCACGACATGTCGCGCGTGCGCAGCGTGCTCCAGTTCAAGAACAGGGCTTCCGCGCCGACGAAGTCGCTCGACGACATCATCGCGACCCGAGCCGAATTCCTGACCTCTTATCAGGACAAGGCCTATGCCGCCCGTTACCTCGCGGCCGTCGCCAAGGTGCGGAAGGCCGAGAATGCCACCTCGCCCGCGTCCACGGAGCTGACCGAGGCGGTCGCGAAAAACCTGTTCAAGCTGATGTCCTACAAGGACGAGTACGAGGTCGCGCGGCTCTATACCGACGGCAGCTTTGCGAAGAACGTCTCGGAAAAGTTCGATGGCAACTTCACGCTGAGATACCACCTGGCACCGCCGATCTTCGCACGGCGCGACAAGACGACGGGGCATCTCCGGAAGCAGGAGTTCGGCGGCTGGATGAACCACGCCTTCCGCGTTCTCGCCAAGCTGAAATTCCTGCGCGGCAGCGCGTTCGATCCGTTCGGCCGGACCGAGGAGCGCCGGGCCGAGCGCAAGCTGGTTGCCGACTATCTGGCGATGATCGACCAGCGGATCGCCGGACTGAACAGGGAGCAGATCCCGCTGCTGACGCGGCTTGCGCGTGTGCCGGAGACGATCCGCGGCTTCGGACACGTCAAGGAAGCCAATATCAAGCAGGCGATGATCGAGAAGACGCGGCTTGAGGCCGAACTCGACAACAGCCGCTTTGCAGCGGCGGCGGAGTAG
- a CDS encoding isochorismatase family cysteine hydrolase has protein sequence MLNSSKPTLGVISAEPEPIKLDWPATALLIIDMQRDFMEPGGFGETLGNDVSRLARAVKPIGAVLTAARDTGMLVIHTREGHLPDLSDAPPAKVERGAPSLRIGDPGPMGRILIRGEAGHDIIPELYPLDSEVVIDKPGKGAFYATELSDVLEKYGIENLLVCGVTTEVCVNTTVREANDRGYRCVVMSDGCASYFPEFHEMGLKMIKAQGGIFGWVATSAAVLEALKTSNISA, from the coding sequence ATGCTGAACTCGAGCAAGCCGACATTGGGCGTCATCAGCGCCGAGCCCGAGCCGATCAAGCTCGACTGGCCCGCCACCGCGCTTCTCATCATCGACATGCAGCGCGACTTCATGGAGCCCGGCGGCTTCGGCGAGACGCTCGGCAACGACGTGAGCAGGCTTGCGCGTGCGGTGAAGCCGATCGGCGCGGTGCTGACGGCGGCGCGCGACACCGGCATGCTCGTGATCCACACGCGCGAAGGCCATCTCCCCGATCTCTCCGACGCGCCCCCGGCGAAAGTCGAGCGCGGCGCGCCGAGCCTTCGCATCGGCGATCCCGGCCCGATGGGCCGTATTCTCATCCGCGGCGAGGCCGGCCACGACATCATCCCCGAACTCTATCCGCTCGACAGCGAGGTCGTGATCGACAAGCCTGGCAAGGGTGCGTTCTACGCCACCGAGCTCTCCGACGTGCTGGAGAAATACGGCATCGAAAATCTGCTGGTGTGCGGCGTCACAACCGAAGTGTGCGTCAACACCACGGTGCGCGAGGCCAATGACCGCGGCTACCGCTGCGTTGTCATGTCGGACGGCTGTGCATCCTACTTCCCCGAATTTCACGAGATGGGCCTGAAGATGATCAAGGCCCAGGGCGGCATCTTCGGCTGGGTCGCAACCTCAGCCGCGGTACTGGAGGCGTTGAAGACTTCGAACATTTCAGCTTAG
- a CDS encoding regulator, with translation MSTSMTGTAGKSEFNKSEFKPALWTSGDWNAFFGFGTNILVNMLVLTGLLRFVLKMPDSLVFGRILPALGLMMCLSTFYYAYLAYRLAQKTGRNDVCALPSGVSVPHMFIVTFVIMLPITLKTGDPLKGWSAGLVWVFFQSFILMIGGFIAPFIRKITPRAALLGTLAGVSVTFISMRPALEMYMTPQIGLVCFAIILVSWFGGVKYPKGIPAGLIAIAAGMVIAWGSNLFGLDLGGLSLKGVGAAFANFGFSVPLPAVGHVFSGFEFLGIILVTAIPFGIYDLVEAMDNVESAEAAGDEYPTTRVLTADGVVSLIGCLMGNPFINAVYIGHPGWKAMGGRIGYSAATGIMVIVLAWFGIISVLLALVPVVAISPILLYIGMLIGAQAFQTTPVKHAPAIVLALMPHLAAWAKLQIDTMLGSTMNAAATVGGMAADKADAVKAAAIAALPQQGVFYHGLEVMGGGSILGGLILGAIGVFIIERDFEKASGFAFVGAVLTYFGFMHGEAVGIGGGFGVTPAVALAYAAMAAGLFAASKLGAGQHYAAHPEMSAAPAE, from the coding sequence ATGAGCACAAGCATGACAGGGACGGCCGGCAAATCTGAGTTTAACAAGTCCGAATTCAAGCCGGCACTATGGACATCGGGCGACTGGAACGCGTTTTTCGGCTTCGGCACCAACATCCTCGTCAACATGCTGGTGCTCACGGGCCTGTTGCGATTCGTCCTGAAGATGCCGGACAGTCTGGTGTTCGGCCGTATCCTGCCCGCGCTCGGGCTGATGATGTGCCTCTCCACTTTCTACTATGCGTACCTCGCCTATCGTCTGGCGCAGAAGACCGGCCGCAACGACGTCTGCGCGCTGCCCTCGGGCGTCAGCGTGCCGCACATGTTCATCGTCACCTTCGTGATCATGCTGCCGATCACGCTGAAAACCGGCGACCCGCTCAAGGGCTGGTCGGCGGGCCTGGTCTGGGTGTTCTTCCAGAGCTTCATTCTCATGATCGGCGGCTTCATTGCGCCGTTCATTCGCAAGATCACGCCGCGCGCGGCGCTGCTCGGAACGCTTGCCGGCGTCTCCGTCACCTTCATCTCGATGCGGCCCGCGCTGGAAATGTACATGACGCCGCAGATCGGCCTCGTTTGCTTCGCCATCATCCTGGTGAGCTGGTTCGGCGGTGTGAAATATCCGAAGGGCATTCCAGCAGGTCTCATCGCCATCGCCGCCGGCATGGTCATCGCCTGGGGCTCGAACCTGTTCGGGCTCGACCTTGGCGGCCTGAGCCTCAAAGGCGTCGGCGCGGCGTTTGCCAATTTCGGCTTCTCGGTGCCGCTTCCCGCCGTGGGCCACGTCTTCTCCGGCTTCGAATTCCTCGGCATCATTCTCGTCACCGCCATCCCGTTCGGCATCTACGACCTCGTCGAGGCCATGGACAATGTCGAGAGCGCGGAAGCCGCCGGCGACGAATATCCGACCACCCGGGTGCTCACGGCCGACGGCGTCGTCAGCCTGATCGGCTGCCTGATGGGCAATCCCTTCATCAACGCCGTCTATATCGGCCATCCCGGCTGGAAGGCGATGGGCGGCCGCATCGGCTACTCCGCCGCAACCGGGATCATGGTGATCGTGCTGGCCTGGTTCGGCATCATTTCGGTGCTGCTGGCGCTCGTGCCTGTGGTCGCGATCTCGCCGATCCTGCTCTATATCGGCATGCTCATCGGCGCGCAGGCGTTCCAGACCACGCCGGTCAAGCATGCGCCGGCGATCGTGCTGGCACTGATGCCGCACCTGGCCGCTTGGGCCAAGCTGCAGATCGACACGATGCTGGGCTCGACCATGAACGCGGCGGCAACCGTCGGCGGCATGGCCGCCGACAAGGCCGATGCAGTGAAGGCTGCCGCGATCGCCGCGTTGCCGCAGCAGGGCGTGTTCTACCACGGGTTGGAAGTGATGGGCGGCGGCTCCATTCTCGGTGGCCTCATCCTGGGCGCGATCGGCGTCTTCATCATCGAACGCGACTTCGAGAAGGCATCAGGCTTCGCCTTCGTCGGTGCGGTCCTGACCTATTTCGGCTTCATGCACGGCGAGGCCGTCGGCATCGGCGGAGGCTTCGGCGTCACGCCCGCTGTCGCGCTGGCCTATGCCGCGATGGCCGCCGGGCTGTTCGCGGCCAGCAAGCTCGGCGCCGGCCAACACTATGCCGCGCATCCAGAGATGTCGGCCGCACCGGCGGAGTAG
- a CDS encoding B12-binding domain-containing radical SAM protein, translating to MIVPSPCNVLMLYPLFSAESFWSFGESCKVLGVKRPAAPLGLITVAAMLPESWTVRLIDCNTAPFSDDDLAWADVVFTGGMLPQQADTLRLIETCRAAGKPVVVGGPDPTSSPHIYERADFRVLGEAESVIDEFIAAWESGARNGVFTAPKFQADVTRTPVPRFDLLKFEDYLYLGVQYSRGCPFTCEFCDIIELYGRVPRTKTIEQMFVELETLYKMGYRGHLDFVDDNFIGNKKSLRQFLPRLAEWQRAHNYPFELSTEASINLADDPELLELMGAANFFGIFVGIESPDPATLVAMRKKQNTRRNIAESIHKIYAAGMLVTAGFIVGFDNEKISMADAMIEFIEEAAIPVSMVGLLYALPNTQLTRRLEREGRLHPGHDVAPTIGADQCTAGINFDPVRPLRDILTDYKRVLDHIYSPAAYARRVDRLMTLLDRSRQRPELAEGDIRARLGAMETVHRVVTALPEARGPLWQTFMNCAKRDTSSARIAVQMIAAYAHLGPFSRKVIDAIDARLAALDNEALMPAAATVDVTAARHLA from the coding sequence ATGATCGTGCCGAGCCCCTGCAATGTACTGATGCTCTACCCGCTGTTCTCGGCAGAGTCCTTCTGGAGCTTTGGCGAATCCTGCAAAGTGCTGGGCGTCAAGCGCCCGGCCGCTCCTTTGGGCCTGATCACCGTTGCCGCAATGTTGCCCGAAAGCTGGACGGTCCGGCTGATCGATTGCAATACGGCGCCGTTCAGCGACGATGATCTTGCCTGGGCCGACGTGGTCTTCACCGGCGGAATGCTGCCGCAGCAAGCCGATACGCTGCGCCTGATCGAGACCTGCCGTGCCGCAGGCAAGCCGGTGGTCGTGGGCGGTCCCGATCCTACCTCGAGCCCTCACATCTATGAGCGGGCCGACTTCCGGGTGCTCGGCGAGGCCGAGAGCGTCATCGACGAATTCATCGCGGCCTGGGAGAGTGGCGCGCGGAACGGCGTCTTCACCGCACCGAAATTCCAGGCCGACGTCACCAGGACGCCGGTGCCGCGCTTCGACCTGCTCAAGTTCGAGGACTATCTCTATCTCGGTGTGCAGTATTCCCGCGGCTGCCCGTTCACCTGCGAGTTCTGCGACATCATCGAGCTCTATGGCCGCGTGCCGCGGACCAAGACGATCGAGCAGATGTTTGTCGAGCTCGAGACGCTCTACAAGATGGGCTACCGCGGCCATCTCGACTTCGTCGACGACAATTTCATCGGCAACAAGAAGTCGCTGCGCCAGTTCCTGCCGCGGCTCGCCGAATGGCAGCGCGCCCACAACTATCCCTTCGAATTGTCGACCGAGGCTTCGATCAATCTTGCCGACGATCCTGAATTGCTGGAGCTGATGGGTGCCGCCAATTTCTTCGGCATCTTCGTCGGTATCGAGAGTCCGGATCCCGCAACGCTGGTTGCGATGCGAAAGAAGCAGAACACGCGACGCAACATCGCCGAGAGCATCCACAAGATCTACGCCGCCGGAATGCTTGTTACCGCTGGCTTCATCGTCGGCTTCGATAACGAGAAGATCTCGATGGCTGATGCCATGATCGAGTTCATCGAAGAGGCGGCGATTCCCGTCAGCATGGTCGGCCTGCTCTATGCTTTGCCTAACACGCAGCTCACGCGCCGCCTGGAGCGCGAAGGCCGGCTGCATCCGGGCCACGACGTGGCACCGACCATCGGCGCCGATCAGTGCACGGCCGGGATCAACTTCGATCCGGTTCGTCCGTTGCGGGATATCCTGACGGACTACAAGCGGGTGCTCGACCACATCTACAGTCCGGCTGCCTATGCAAGGCGCGTCGACCGCCTGATGACGCTGCTCGACCGTTCCCGGCAGCGCCCTGAACTCGCCGAAGGCGATATCCGCGCCAGGCTCGGGGCGATGGAGACGGTTCACCGCGTGGTCACCGCGCTTCCCGAGGCACGCGGACCGCTCTGGCAAACCTTCATGAACTGCGCCAAACGCGACACGTCATCCGCACGGATCGCGGTGCAGATGATCGCGGCCTATGCGCATCTCGGACCGTTCTCGCGCAAGGTTATCGACGCGATCGATGCGCGCCTTGCAGCCCTGGACAACGAGGCACTCATGCCGGCGGCGGCAACGGTTGACGTGACGGCTGCCCGGCATCTGGCTTGA
- a CDS encoding MFS transporter, which translates to MTITLPAAAREPDHPIADGLAAAQRRWAIAAIFTALAMASLDTAIANIALPAIAADLHVSPEQSVWVVNVYQIALVATLLPLGALGEIVGHQRIYLGGLILFTIASLFCAVAWSLDSLLVARTLQGLGASGIMSVNTALVRFVYPGKMLGRGFGHNALVVATAFTFGPSIASAILAIGPWPWLFAVNIPFGLVAIGIGFAMLPKTPRADHGFDFLGAILASACLGLFITGIGSAAHNLPPAVVTIELVAALVLGFILTRRQADHPAPMLPIDLFSRPMFALSAATAVCSFAVQGLAFVSLPFYFEDVLGRSQVETGFFMTPWPLVVGIMATIAGRLADRHAVGLLGGIGLVLLGLGMALLATLPTGPSIADIVWRIMICGMGFGFFQAPNMKALMGSAPPHRSGSASGIVATARLTGQTTGAALAGACFAMAGHNGATVALALGAGFAALGSVMSFLRLTVK; encoded by the coding sequence ATGACAATCACGTTACCTGCCGCCGCGCGCGAGCCCGACCACCCCATTGCCGATGGCCTTGCCGCCGCGCAGCGCCGCTGGGCGATTGCCGCGATCTTCACCGCGCTGGCGATGGCCTCGCTCGACACAGCGATCGCCAACATCGCCTTGCCGGCTATTGCCGCCGATCTGCACGTCAGTCCGGAGCAATCGGTCTGGGTGGTCAACGTCTACCAGATCGCGCTGGTGGCGACGCTGCTGCCGCTCGGGGCGCTCGGCGAGATCGTCGGACACCAGCGCATCTATCTCGGCGGCCTCATCCTGTTCACCATCGCTTCGCTGTTCTGCGCGGTGGCGTGGTCGCTGGACAGCCTGCTGGTCGCGCGCACGCTGCAAGGCCTGGGAGCCAGCGGCATCATGAGCGTCAACACGGCGCTGGTGCGCTTCGTCTATCCCGGAAAGATGCTCGGCCGCGGCTTCGGCCACAACGCGCTGGTGGTCGCCACCGCCTTCACGTTCGGGCCCTCGATCGCGTCGGCGATCCTGGCGATAGGTCCGTGGCCATGGCTGTTCGCGGTCAACATCCCCTTCGGCCTCGTCGCGATCGGCATCGGCTTTGCGATGCTGCCGAAGACACCGCGCGCCGATCACGGCTTTGATTTTCTCGGCGCGATCCTGGCGTCGGCGTGCCTCGGGCTGTTCATCACCGGGATCGGCAGCGCCGCGCATAATCTGCCCCCCGCCGTCGTGACCATCGAGCTGGTCGCGGCGCTCGTGCTCGGCTTTATCCTGACGCGCCGTCAGGCCGATCATCCGGCGCCGATGCTGCCGATCGACCTGTTCAGCCGGCCGATGTTCGCGCTGTCGGCGGCGACCGCGGTCTGCTCCTTCGCCGTCCAGGGGCTCGCCTTCGTCTCGCTGCCGTTCTATTTCGAGGATGTGCTCGGCCGCTCGCAGGTCGAGACCGGCTTCTTCATGACGCCATGGCCGCTGGTGGTCGGCATCATGGCGACGATCGCGGGACGTCTCGCCGATCGCCACGCGGTCGGCCTGCTCGGCGGCATCGGCCTCGTGCTGCTCGGCCTCGGCATGGCGCTGCTCGCGACGCTTCCGACGGGCCCGAGCATTGCCGATATCGTCTGGCGGATCATGATCTGCGGCATGGGATTCGGCTTCTTCCAGGCGCCCAATATGAAAGCGCTGATGGGAAGCGCGCCTCCGCACCGCAGCGGCAGTGCTTCGGGGATCGTGGCCACCGCACGTTTGACGGGACAGACGACCGGGGCCGCACTCGCCGGCGCCTGCTTTGCTATGGCCGGACACAACGGTGCAACGGTCGCGCTGGCGCTCGGCGCCGGCTTTGCAGCGCTCGGCAGCGTGATGAGCTTCCTTCGGCTCACGGTGAAGTAA